The genomic segment ATCCGATCTATCTTGCTCCAGTGGCCAGGCCTTACATTGGTAATACCAAGCTGGCCACGCCTCCATTTGGAGTGGTTACAATCCGGGAGAACGAGCTCAAGGGAAAAGATTTTTATGTGCACCTGAACAAGGCTACAGCGAAAAAGCTTGGGCTTAAACAAGATAAGAAAGTCAAACTTGTTTCAGCCGCAGGTCAGTGCAAGGCCCTGGTCAACATCACTGAAACAGTTATGAATGATGTTGTTGCTGCACCTTTAGGTTTTGGCCACACTGCCTGGGATGACTTTAGTAAAGGCAAGGGTGATAATGTTTTTAACGTGCTTACCGTGACTCAGGAGAAGCCCACTGGTCTTTATGTGTGGAATAATTCTCAGGTAAAAGTTGTTAAAGCCTAAATTCAAGATAAAGATTTAAAAGAGGTAACCCATGCAAGTTAAAGAGTTTAAAGTTAAGTGGGGAATGGTTGTTGATCTGGACAAATGCACAGGCTGCGGAGCCTGTATGGTTGCTTGCCAGGCAGAAAACAACATCGCCCCCGTAACTGAAGGATCTAATAAATTGCGCACCTTGACATGGATGCTCGTATATGAGCTTTCCAATGGCAAAGACTTTCCTGAACATGATATTGCTTACCTCCCACGGCCATGTATGCAATGCGGCAAGCCATCATGTTCAACTGTTTGTCCTGTAGTGGCGACCACAAAAGATGAAGAAGGCGGTATTGTCAGCCAGATTTATCCTCGTTGTATCGGTTGCCGGTACTGTATGGCTGCTTGCCCGTACCACGCTCGCTATTTTAACTGGTTTGACCCGGTTTGGCCTGAAGGTATGGACAAGACCTTAAATATTTCTACTTCGGTTAGGCCCCGCGGTGTAGTAGAAAAATGTACTTTCTGTCACCATCGTTTTGCAGCAGCCAAAGAGAAGGCACGTATGGAAGGCCGTGATCCAATGCATCTGGAAGAAGAAGATTATATCCCTGCCTGTGTTGAAGTTTGTCCCACCGGAGCCATTGTCTTTGGTGATTTGAATAACCCTGAACACAAAGTAGCTAAACTGGCAAAAAGCAGGTACGCGTTTAGACTACTAGAAAGGCTGGGCACCGATCCCCAGGTTTATTACATGAGCAAAAGGGAATGGGTGCGCAGACAGGGTGATAACTACCTGGAAAACGAAAAGACCAAGGGAGAATAGACCATGCTGGATAAAGAATGGATACCCGAAGGAGTTGAACGTTGCTCGTTTGGCAAATTTATAGTCTGGCTGGGGCTTATCGGAGCTGTTCTGCTCTGGGGTCTCTATGCCACTATAAAAATCTTTGCTAACGGCATAGGGGTAACAGGGCTGGATAATTATTTTGGATTTGGCTTGTGGATCACCTTTGACCTGGCTGTGATTGCTCTGGGGGCCGGGGCATTTTTCTCCGGATTTTTAAAATACATTATCCGCGTCGATCAACTGAAAAATATCATTAATCTAGCCGTTATTGTTGGCTTCATTTGCTATTCCGGAGCCATGCTCATTTTAACATTGGATATTGGTCAGCCCTTAAGGGCCTGGTTTGGTTACTGGCATCCAAATGTGCATTCAATGCTCACTGAAGTTATTTTTTGTATTACCTGTTACTGCACTGTTCTGATTATAGAGTACATTCCTCTGATTCTTGAAAACAGAAAATTAAATAAAATTCGTTTTCTCCATCATCTGGCCCATAATTTCCATGTCTACATGCCACTTTTTGCCGGTATTGGAACATTTTTATCCACATTCCATCAGGGTTCTCTTGGTGGTATGTACGGTGTCCTTTTTGGTCGTCCCTTTGCTTTTCGTGAAGGCTTTTTTATCTGGCCATGGACATTCTTCCTCTTTGTATTCTCTGCTATTGCTTCCGGCCCGGCTTTTACCATGCTTGTAGCCACGCTGATGGAAGTAATAACAGGACGTAAACTGGTTGACTACAAGACAAAGGCATTAATGGGTAAGATTGCCGGTACACTCCTTGGTGCCTATCTCTTCTTTAAAATTCTGGACACCTGGTTTTGGGCTACTGACACTCTGCCAAGAATGGGCCTGACCTTTGACCAGATGTTTAATGATGTTTATGGCCAATGGCTGTTGTGGGCAGAACTCGGTTTGTGTGGTATCATCCCCGCTATCCTGTTGATCGTCCCCAAGTTCCGCAACATTCCGGCACTTTTGTACATTGGGGCCATCCTGGATTGTATAGGTGTTTGCATCAACCGTTTCGTCTTTACCGTGCAGACAATTGCCCTTCCGGTCATGCCTTTTGACAAATGGTACTCTTATACACCCAACTGGGCTGAATGGGCCACCACCTTTGAAATCATTGCCTACGGTGCCTTGGTCCTGAGTCTGTCCTATCGTTACCTGCCTGTATTTCCGCAGGAGAAGAAGTTGAATTCATAAAGTGGTGCTGATTGCTGATTATAGATCAAAAAGGTCGCCCAGATGGGCGGCCTTTTTTTGTGGATATCCATAAATCAGCATTTCCATGAGTTTATGCACGCCATTAACTTTGGTGGATCCGATGGCTGGAGTTTGGTTGAGTAGGTGAGTAGGGTTGGGATGGATGATATGAAAATGACTTTTGAGACTTTAGAAGCTTGGCCAATGCAGATGGAGTAGAGAGGGTATGGGGTTCCGGAGTAGAATTTTTCCCGGATTACCGGCGGATTCAGGATTATTACCACTGCCTAGGGCATCCGCAGCGGATGCGCCCCAAAGAAGTAAGCAAGAGGTTAAACTTTAAAAGAGGGAATCAAGTTAGTTACCACTTACCCCGTATCCCTTAATTCTTATCCCTTAAAAGGTCTACGTGGGTCTGCGGTTAAAGTATAATCTTTCATAAATAGCAGGTGCAACTAACGGGTGTCCCCGGATGTTTGCCATTGACGGCTGTAAATTACCAGGCAATGCTCCTAAGGAGTGGCGTGGTACCAGGGCTGATTTTATGAAAAAGGCAGGTAAGTTAGGAGACTAAAAATGATAGATTTCATACAACAATTCAATCCGGTTATGCAGGCGCTCATTGCCACACTCTTTACCTGGAGCGTAACTGCTGCAGGAGCAGCACTGGTTTTTTTTACAAGAGCTGTAAACCCAAAGATTATGGATTCAATGCTTGGCTTTGCTGCTGGCGTAATGATTGCTGCAAGTTTCTGGTCTCTTCTCGCCCCGGGGATAGAGATGGCGGGACAGTTGGGACATATACCATGGCTGACCGCAGTCATTGGATTTATGGGCGGTGGGACTTTTATGAGACTGACTGACAAATTCCTGCCACATCTTCATCCAGGGCTAAGTGTTGATAAAAGTGAAGGGATAAAGACCTCGTGGCAACGAAGTGTCCTTCTGGTACTTGCCATAACCCTTCACAATATACCTGAGGGTTTAGCTGTCGGTGTTGCTTTTGGAGCTGTAGCAGCTAATCTTTCTTCTGCCACAATTGGAGGTGCAATTGCTTTGGCAATCGGCATTGGGATTCAAAATTTTCCTGAAGGGGCTGCTGTATCAATACCATTGAGAAGAGACGGGATGACTAAGTGGAAAAGTTTCTTGATGGGGCAGGCTTCCGGTATAGTTGAACCCATTGCTGGAGTTATCGGAGCACTTTTTGTCCTGAAAATGCAAATGATTCTACCATACGCTCTCTGTTTTGCTGCAGGAGCCATGATTTTTGTCGTGGTGGAAGAACTAATTCCGGAATCTCAGAGAAATTATGCAAATATCGACTTGGTAACAATGGCAACAATGATCGGTTTTTCGGTAATGATGATTCTCGATGTATCTTTTGGGTGATAGGTCTAAATTTGGGTTGAGTAGGTAGGATGGTCAGTGGATATGGGATTCCGTAATAGAATTCTCCCCTGATTGCCGCCGGGTTCCGGATTGATAGTACTGCACAGAGCATCTGCACAGGTTTGATTTTTAATTATGGAGTCTGTGGCCAAGCCTTACTTAAGAGGACAATTTTTCATAATTATTTTCAATCCTGATTTCTTTCAAGCTCGTGCAAATGCCTGGATCCATCTATGGCTTGCTTGCGGGTAGAGCATAATGGGATATTTTGGGTAAACAAATAGTCTTTTAATTATACCTACGTTTTGCGATTTTCACACAATGGGTGAGATTGCCACGGACAGCTTCGCTGCCCTCGCAATGAGGAACTCGCTCCTGTCATTGCGAGGAGCGAGCTTGAGCGAGGCGACGAAGCAATCTCAAAGTTTGAACTGCGAAAAAATCGTTCAATTAAAACTATATAGATAGTCATGGCAAGTAGTCCTGGATACTTATAGCTTTGTCTCCCCGATGCTCTGCTTATCCGCAAGCTTCGTCAAGGTGGGTTACCCAGCCCTTTGCAATGCTTTCAAGAAACCAGGCTTTCTAACCTGGTGGTCAAAATGGGGTTTGGCTACAGACTCTATGACAAAAATTTGCTAAATATGAACAAGAAAAGAGAAAACAATCAGCAGGTGCAATGCCAAAATTAAGGCTTCACAAAGATCAGTGCAAATAGCTGATGCGTCTCATCTGGACGGCTTTCCTGTCTGCAGCTTACCTTCAATGTTCGGTCCTAAGATGTAAAAGAGGTTGTCCCATTGACGTGAGGAACGCGAAAAATGAAGAGGCGGACTTAATGCCAAGTCAAATAATGGGCTATTACAGCTCGCGTAAAGAGAAGCTCCTGAAGGATTTTGACAGAACCTCTGAGTTGATGAAAGGCTCGCTTGTCGCACGATACAACGAGAAATTCGCCAGTATGCTGCAGAGAGAGGTCCGTCAGGAATATGAGAAGCTCATTCCAGAGATTCCTTACATTAAAAAAGGAGTGCGAGCGAGGGTGTTGAACACCTTTCTTCTCATCACCGCCCAAGAGCTCGCTGCTTATAAGGCGATGAAGAAACAGGGGAAGCCACCTGCAGAGGCTTGGGAACTATGTCATCAAGCGCTGCGTTTGAGAGTCGCGAAGATTCCTCGATGGAAGCGGTGGCTGTTGAGGCGTCTCATGTTTTCAGGCCTTATGAGGAAGATTATTGCGAGGCGAGCGAGGCAACAGCAAAAGGTCCCTTTTGGCGACTTCGAGGTCGAGTATCTTATTGGCGAGGGGGATGATTTCGATCTGGGCGTCAATTACCTTCAGTGTGGCAATTACCGCTTTGTGATGAAACATGGAGGTGAGGCGTTTGCCCCTTACATCTGTATGTCAGACATCGCCTTAAGCGATGCCATGGGATGGGGCCTTATCCGCACCCAAACGCTTGCCGACGGCTGTCATTATTGCGATTTCCGGTTCAAGAAAGGAGCGGCAACGCAGATTTCCTCGAAAACGCATGAAGTGCAGGACACGATTGAGAGAATACGCCGCACTGAGGCCGAACACTCGCTTTGAAAAAATTCTGCTAGCGCAGATCATAATTTGACAGTAAGGCTAGCTTCTGGAATTTAAACTTACAGTTTAAATAATTCACGATTTGATATTCAACACCCAGAGTTCTGGGCTCATAAGAGAGGAGGAAAATATGAAGAAGATTTTTTTATTTATTTTGTTGGTCGGTTTTATTGTAGGCTGTGCACCGACCCATCCACTGCCTCAGCCCAGAAGAGTTGTTGACCCCAGTACCATCCAGGGCGCAGTGCATACTGAAAAGTGGGATATAGCAGCCTTGCGTTATGTTTATTCAGGCCAGGGGCTGAATTACACCAAAGCAAATCTTGAACCGGTTTTTCTGGTCTTTAAAAATAAAGATTTTGCCATGCCTGTTGTACGCAAAGATGATGTCCGTGGTATTGGGAAAACAGGCGAATTTTTGCCCTATACGGAAGACGAGGCCTTGCGTCTTGTGTTTGCCTCGGAGTCTTTTAAGCAAACCACGCGCAATGCCCTGCGCTCAGGCTCTCTGGGTGCGTTTGTAGGGGCAGGTTTAGGTGCCTTGTTTTCTGTCATTGGCGGAGACAATGCCCTTTCCGGGGCAGCCATTGGTGCGGGAATTGGCGGAATGGCACTGGGTGTATCATCCGTGCCAGAGGCCGAAAGAAAGTTAAAAGTGATGATCGAGCAGGAAATTTACGATTATGCCTGGAAAGAAGATTCTATCCCTGCCAATATTACCCGCATGGGCTACATATACCTGCCAGGCAACCAGGGTATAGACCGGATAAGAATCGCGGTCAGGGCGGATGGAGAAATCTATTCTTATGAACTGAAACTTCTGGATCCCCCGTTCACAGCCAAATAAAGATAGAGACAAAAAAAGGAGGCTTTGGCCTCTTTGTTTAACCTATCAAGTTTTTTAACTTTTCCACTAAATCGTCGGGATTTAAAAACCTTATCCCTTCAGGTTTATCTGGCCGTCTGACCATCACTACATAAGCACCAGCCTTTTTGGCGGCTTCAATCTTGGCTGGTACTCCGCCAGCCTGTCCGCTATCCTTGCTTACCATACAGCCGATTTGATATTTGCGTAAAAGAGACAGGTTCTCCTCTACCGAAAATGGACCCTTGGCGGTAATTATATCCTCCTGTTTTAACCCGGCTCGAAGACATATTTCTTGTGACTCCTGCCTGGGCAGGACCCTGGCAATGATTTTCAATCCTTTTTTCCGGGCCATTTCAACATAAGGGGCAATATTTTTGGAGCCAATGGTGAGTAGGATGGGTCGGTCAAAGGAAGCGGCAAGCATTGCTGCCTCTTTGTGATCGTTTGCCCATACGACTTTGTCGTATGAAATTCTGGTCACAGCCCGCCTGTATGTAAAATAGGGGAGATTAAGCCTTTGGCATATTTTAAAGGCCTGGAGGGAAATTTCTTGGGCATAGGGGTGGGTGGAGTCAACAACAGCCACAAACTTTTTATCAGCAAGGAGTCTAAAAAGTTGTTCTTCACTCAGCGCACCAGTCCGTCTGGTGATGTTTTTGGCTCCTAAATCCAGAGGCTCATCAGTGGCCGTGCTCACCAAAACATTATAGCCGGCTAACGCCAGGGTTCTGGCAATCTCTCTGGTCTCTGCCGTGCCTGCCAGATGGAGAATTTTCATATCACAACACTCACAGACTGGTGTCTGGAATTCAACATCCAACATTAATTAAGAGAATATCCCCTGGGCGTGACTAACCAGGGGCCGATTTTCCGGGTCTCGCTGCTGGCAATAATAATTGCCGAACGCATGTTTATATCGTGCTCCAGCATGTGCTCCAGGTCGGTGATAATCACCTTTTCCTCGTCAAGAGTTAAGTCAGTACCAATGGAGACCAGGTTTTTGGGGGAGCGATAAGATAAAAAGATCTCTTGGGCCTTTTGAATTTGCCAGACCCTTTTTTTGCTTTTGGGATTGTACAGGATCGTGGTCATGTCAGCTTGGGCCACAGCATGGAGTCTTTTTTCGATTACACTCCAGTCCACCAGAAGATCACTTAGACTTATGCAGGCAAAGTCAAGCATGAGCGGGGCACCAAGCTTGGCTCCCAAGGCCAGACCGGCTGTGACACCGGGCACGATCTCCACGGGTAAAAATTCGTTTTTCTGCCCCAGAATTTCCAGGGCCAGGCCAGCCATGCCATAGACCCCGGCATCACCAGAAGAGATCAAGGCCACCCGGTAGCCTGCGAGAGCTTTATCTACAGCCAGATGGCAGCGCTCAACTTCCTTGGTCATGGCAGAGGAATAAACTTCCTTTCCCTGTAGCAGATCCTTGATGTGTTCCAGGTAGCGAGGGTACCCGACCACAACATCGCTATTTAATATCGTCTGTTCACAGCGGAAAGTGCGGTCTAATCTATGCCCCGGACCTATGCCGACTACAGCAAGTTTTCCTGGGCCAGGGCAATGGTCACTCTGTTGCATATGGTCTTCTCCAGTATCAACCTGGTTCGCGTTCCGGCCAAAAGAGCAGCAGGCTCGGCAACACCAGGTAGTCCTATTTTTTGCTGGACAAACTCAGACGTGTTAAATTTGAAGTTGGTTTTTTTTATTTCCTCGGCCGGAATAAACCTGAGCGGTAAATTTAATTTTTGGGCCGCCAAAATAAGGCCGCTCTCGTTCTTTTTCAAGTCAACCGACGATAGCATACGCACTGCATCCAGTTTTTTGCCTACTTTATTTAAGGCCATGTGCAAGCAGGTAATAATCTCCTCGGCCTGTACCCCTTTTCTGCACCCGATACCGGCTATGACGTCCTTAACGGCCTCGGTCGTGGTGGTAATTATCGGTTCAGCGCCTAATATGTTGGCCACCTGGCAGGCCAGGGCATTTGCGCCTCCTTCATGACCGCTAAGCAGGCTTATGGCATATCTGGCACCTGCATCCACAACTACCACGGCTGGGTCGTCCAGTTTATTTTTCAGAAAAGGCGCAATGGCCCGCACCACTACCCCACAGGGGGCAAAATAGACGATTTTTTTGAAATTTTGAAAAATATCGCCAGAAAGGTCAAAAATGCGCTCAAAATAGCTACAGCGAAGGCTCTGAGTCTCCCGGGTCCATTTTTGATGGACAAAGATTTCTCCATCTATTTCCGCAGCCAGTTTTTTTGCCAGGTAGGCCCCGGGAAGAGACAGACTAACCAAGGCCAGGTTCACTTTTAGCCTCCAGGATTAACATGGCTTGGCCGTTTATGGATTGATTCAAATCAGCCTCTTGGCTGAGCTTGTCCAGCCTTTCGTTTTCAAGACTTAAATTTTGCACCAAATATACCTCAAAATTTTTATTAAGCTTTGGCCATAATGCTTTAAACCAGGTTAAATCTCTGCCCAATAAAATAACAACTACTGGATAAGATAAAAGTTCGCTGGCCTCAAATTCAGGTTCGCGGCCGTGTACACTGACGATCTTCGCTTTTGTCCACTCGAGCTTAAGCCGAGAGAGGGCAAGTTGCACCGAGCTAATTCCCGGGACTAGATGGCAATTTTCCGGGCCAAATTTGTGCACAACCTTCTGGCTAAAACTAAAACAGCCGGGGTCGCCACTGACGAGCACGGCTATCTTTTGGTCTTTAAAACTGGTCTCTATGAACTCAAGGGCTTGGTCTATGTCCGCACCTAAAGAAAATAGCCGGCCTTTAAACTCTGGAAAAAGCTCAAGTAGCCTGGGAGCACCAACCAGAATATCTGCTTTCTCCACTTCTTTTAGCGCGGCCAAAGTTAGAAAATCTTTGTCCCCCGGTCCGCAGCCAATAATAGAGATTTTGGGTTTATTGAGCTTGTTGATCATGATGCGACTTGGACGATATCAAAGGTTCTTGCCTAAAATTTCACCTTTTAGGTTGATTAAAACAACTTGTAAGAGAGGAACAGTACTTAGCCTTTGCTGTACCTTTTCGAATACCTGCTTGGCCAGGTGGTTGCCAATAACCTGTCGCTCTTTGGCTGCCAGACAGGAAAATCCTCCTTCCACGGTAGTCACATCTGTAAGTTTGATGCCCAGTACCTGTTTTACTGCGGCTAGAAATATGGGCACTGCTGAAGGAGAATTTTGGCTATGAGTCTGAAAGTGGCCGTTTATAAATTTTAAAAGTTTTCCAGCATGGCCGAGGATAGTTACTTTTCTAAAGTCATAGTTTTTGAGCTTGTCCAGAGCATAGGCCCATTCATTACTTACCTCAACAACTATATCCGCATTAAACCCAAGGCTCGTTGCAGCCCTGTTCCCGATATTTCCCGGCACCAGGACCAGTTCCCTGTAGCCCATTTCCCAAACCATATTTATATTTAAGCCTATGGTTTCTTTAATGGCCGCTACGGAATAGGGTCTGACCACACCAGTGGTGCCCAAAATCGAGATGCCACCCTTAATGCCTAAACGGGGATTAAAGGTCTTGTGAGCAACTTCTTCGCCGCAGGGAATGGAGATTTTTATTTGCACACCTAAAGCAGTTACTTCCCTGATGGCCTGGATGATCATCTGTCTTGGAACGGGATTTATGGCTGGCTCACCCACTGGTACTGGCAGGCCTGGTCTGGTCACTACGCCTAAACCTTTGCCGCGGACGAACTCAATTCTATTGCCTTCGCTGTTAAATCTTGCCTGTACATGAACCTCCAGACCGTGAGTTACGTCCGGGTCATCGCCGGCATCCTTTTCTACCCAGGCGCAGGCCAAATTATCCTGCTTGCTCCACCCTTTAATAGGGACCTTGATTTTTTTGCCCGTGGGCAGGGTAATTTCAACTGCCTGAACTTCATCTTTGTCCACGCTGCCGCTAAGTAGTAAAACTGCAGCCTTGGCCGCGGCAGCTGCACACGTGCCAGTGCTCAGGCCTGTTTTTAACTTGCTCTTTACCGGCATACCTTCTTCCAGACCTCTTTTCCTCTTAACCTTTTAGCTCCTTCGTCTTTTCACCTCTTCTCTTTTGAGCCAGTGGACACACCCTATTTTAACCGCTGATTGAAAGTCTTTGTACCAGCATGACCAGCATGAAAGAAATCAGGACTGGAATAAACCATGGGGATTAAGTTGAAAAGGTGTGGTCACAGGCTCTTTTATGGTTATTCCACTTTCTTCTTCCAATATTCACAATCACTGTGGCCAGGTAGCCGGGCATGGATTTCAAGGCCTGGGCCAGGTCTTCACAGACAAACTCTTTATCTTCCTGTTCTACATAACAGACCATTTTGGCCCTATGTTCCAATCCATGTTTTTTAAGAAGAGCGTAAAGCTCGGAAATTTTCTTGCCCACCTTATATAACACCAGTGTTTCACATCTGGTAAGGCATTTCTCCACTTCCTGCATGTCTGTGCCAGGAACGAGCAAAAGTCTATCTTCCTGCATGGTCAGAGGATAACCAAGCTTTGCACTCACGGCCTGAAATGCAGTGATGCCGGGCACCACATGGATCATCGAGCGATGCATTCTTTTGGATAAAAGGTGCAGAAGATAGCAACTGGTGCTATAGACCAGCGGATCACCAAGTGTGACCTGCACCACTATTTGGTTTTGATTGCATCGTTTAACAACCAACGAGGCCATTTTCTCCCATGACGTCCATGTCTTTTGTTCATCCCTATCCATAGGATAGACATGCTCGACTATTTCCTGGCGATCAAGCCATGGCTTGATCGCCTCTAAAGCGAGGCTGGTTTTAGAACGGGCTGAACAGGGGCAGATGATCACATCTGCCCCTTTAATCATGTTCACAGCCCTGATAGTCAAAAGGTCTGGCGCACCCGGGCCAACACCCAGGGCATAAAAATGTCCTTTCTCAGGATAAGTAACATATCGATGCATAAACTGATACGTCCTGTAGATGCGGGGTAACCCCCTTTCGTACTTTAAAGTTGGTCCACTACAGTTTTTAAGTGTTCGACCCAGATATCTACAATCTGATCATATTCAGCCGTGCCTTTAAGTACCGGTATACATTCTATTCCTTGTGCAGTGAGCACTGATTTCCAGGAGTCTGGTTCATCTCCGGCCATATCGTTGCGGGCATGGTCACCAGCCACAGACATAAACGGAAGGAGATACGCCTTTTTTATTCCGCGGCTTTTTAGTTCCTTGACAGTATCCTCAAGGGATGGCGCACCTTCTACAGTGCCCACGAAAATATTTTTGTCCTTTTGCCACAAGTAATATTGCAGGGCCGGATAACAGGCATTGGCCGAATGGTACGACCCATGCCCCATGTAAAGAACTGCCTCTTCCTGTTTTCTTTGTGCCGGGATGTTTTTGAGCAAGGCCTGAACTGTTTTTTGAAAATCTTCGTGTGTTGCCAATAACGGATGACCTACCAGGATTTTTTGTATGCCCTTGGGCAGACCTGAAAAGCTTTGTGCCACCTGGACCAGATAATCATATTCCGCGCCTGGAATAGTGTGCAATGATTGCACAGCCACATGGGTAAAGCCTTCATCCATCATTTTGGCCAGGGCCTGGGCCGGAGAAAGGAGTTTTTGCCCTTTCTTAGCCAATTTATGGCGGATAATCTTTGACGTATAGGCCCAGTACACAGGTATGCCCGGAAAGGCCTGACGCACTTTTTTTTCTATATTGGTGAAGGCTTTTTGAGCCTGCGTATAAGTCGTGCCGAAAGCCACCAATAAAATACCTATTTTTTTCTCTTGCTTATGGCCATGAGCAAGGACATCACTTGCCAAGGTAAGTAAGAAAAAAAGTCCCACCACAACGGGTAAAACCCGCAATCCCAAAAAATTACGCATAATAAACCTCCCAAAATTTTTTTGGGGCTAATAACTAAATGGTGTATATGGGGATAAATGCGACAGGCCTGCTAGGTAGCTTATAGCTTCTTTTAGCCGGGCACTCAAATTTTATGTAGTTTGGGCGCCCGGTATCAATTTTTCTTCGTTTTGAAGCTGAAGCTTTGAGCTTGATCGTTCCCAGCAGGTAGTCATACACCCGGCCTCCTGAACAAAGCCCCCGTTGTTCAGGAGAAAAGGATATCTTTTGGCAGGTCTTCCGGCTCATCCCATCAGCCTCGGCCTTCCCATCCATTTTGAGAACTCAAAATAGGACAGTGGCGCACACGGAGACTGACTTTTGTGGGAATCACGGCGGCGGGACCGCTCCCGATTTTCACGGGATTCCCTATTAAGCTTTACAAGCACCAAAAGATAAAATGAACAGTGACATTTTTTTAGCTCAGGACGCAGAGGAAAGCAAGGGAATTAGTTGAGTGGTCGAGTAGTCGAGTGGTTGAGTGGTTGAGTGGGAGAGTGGGTGAGTGGGGTGGTGGGAGTCTGGAAGTTGAGGCGGTTCAGTCCATCCAAGCTAAACGAAATTGAATCAGGCCGTCATCAGGAAAACTCCTGCCAGCATGATCATGGCCCCGCAAAGCCTTAGCTTTAAATCCTTTTCCTTAAAGACTAGTGCACCAATAATCACCCCGAAAACAATGCTTAATCGCTTGATGGCTATTACATAAGGTACCAAGCCGATGTTTACTGCTGACATTTGGGAAATGAGCCCCATTGCTGTAAATAGTCCGATTAGGCTCAGCAAAAAGATGTTTTTTCTGGAGCCAAGGGAAATACTTTTTTGCTGTTTGAATAAAAGCAAGGTCAGGCCGGAAGCAATAAATGCTTGAACGCAAAAGGCCCAGAAAAAAGGGGATGTCTCCCTTATGCCCATTTTATCCACATTGGCGGCGATGCTCCAGATAAGGGCTACACAAAGCATAAGCCTGGGGCCTTTTTCTGAAAACAGTCCCTTGATGGGCCCCCAAAAGCCAGGTTTTGAGCTGCCTAAAATATATGAACCCAGAAAAATCAGAAACACGCCCAAAAAACCAGTAGGTTC from the Desulfovulcanus ferrireducens genome contains:
- a CDS encoding L-2-amino-thiazoline-4-carboxylic acid hydrolase, whose amino-acid sequence is MPSQIMGYYSSRKEKLLKDFDRTSELMKGSLVARYNEKFASMLQREVRQEYEKLIPEIPYIKKGVRARVLNTFLLITAQELAAYKAMKKQGKPPAEAWELCHQALRLRVAKIPRWKRWLLRRLMFSGLMRKIIARRARQQQKVPFGDFEVEYLIGEGDDFDLGVNYLQCGNYRFVMKHGGEAFAPYICMSDIALSDAMGWGLIRTQTLADGCHYCDFRFKKGAATQISSKTHEVQDTIERIRRTEAEHSL
- a CDS encoding ZIP family metal transporter, which gives rise to MIDFIQQFNPVMQALIATLFTWSVTAAGAALVFFTRAVNPKIMDSMLGFAAGVMIAASFWSLLAPGIEMAGQLGHIPWLTAVIGFMGGGTFMRLTDKFLPHLHPGLSVDKSEGIKTSWQRSVLLVLAITLHNIPEGLAVGVAFGAVAANLSSATIGGAIALAIGIGIQNFPEGAAVSIPLRRDGMTKWKSFLMGQASGIVEPIAGVIGALFVLKMQMILPYALCFAAGAMIFVVVEELIPESQRNYANIDLVTMATMIGFSVMMILDVSFG
- the cobJ gene encoding precorrin-3B C(17)-methyltransferase — translated: MQQSDHCPGPGKLAVVGIGPGHRLDRTFRCEQTILNSDVVVGYPRYLEHIKDLLQGKEVYSSAMTKEVERCHLAVDKALAGYRVALISSGDAGVYGMAGLALEILGQKNEFLPVEIVPGVTAGLALGAKLGAPLMLDFACISLSDLLVDWSVIEKRLHAVAQADMTTILYNPKSKKRVWQIQKAQEIFLSYRSPKNLVSIGTDLTLDEEKVIITDLEHMLEHDINMRSAIIIASSETRKIGPWLVTPRGYSLN
- a CDS encoding cobalt-precorrin 5A hydrolase — its product is MNLALVSLSLPGAYLAKKLAAEIDGEIFVHQKWTRETQSLRCSYFERIFDLSGDIFQNFKKIVYFAPCGVVVRAIAPFLKNKLDDPAVVVVDAGARYAISLLSGHEGGANALACQVANILGAEPIITTTTEAVKDVIAGIGCRKGVQAEEIITCLHMALNKVGKKLDAVRMLSSVDLKKNESGLILAAQKLNLPLRFIPAEEIKKTNFKFNTSEFVQQKIGLPGVAEPAALLAGTRTRLILEKTICNRVTIALAQENLL
- the qrcD gene encoding menaquinone reductase integral membrane subunit QrcD: MLDKEWIPEGVERCSFGKFIVWLGLIGAVLLWGLYATIKIFANGIGVTGLDNYFGFGLWITFDLAVIALGAGAFFSGFLKYIIRVDQLKNIINLAVIVGFICYSGAMLILTLDIGQPLRAWFGYWHPNVHSMLTEVIFCITCYCTVLIIEYIPLILENRKLNKIRFLHHLAHNFHVYMPLFAGIGTFLSTFHQGSLGGMYGVLFGRPFAFREGFFIWPWTFFLFVFSAIASGPAFTMLVATLMEVITGRKLVDYKTKALMGKIAGTLLGAYLFFKILDTWFWATDTLPRMGLTFDQMFNDVYGQWLLWAELGLCGIIPAILLIVPKFRNIPALLYIGAILDCIGVCINRFVFTVQTIALPVMPFDKWYSYTPNWAEWATTFEIIAYGALVLSLSYRYLPVFPQEKKLNS
- the cbiE gene encoding precorrin-6y C5,15-methyltransferase (decarboxylating) subunit CbiE, which translates into the protein MINKLNKPKISIIGCGPGDKDFLTLAALKEVEKADILVGAPRLLELFPEFKGRLFSLGADIDQALEFIETSFKDQKIAVLVSGDPGCFSFSQKVVHKFGPENCHLVPGISSVQLALSRLKLEWTKAKIVSVHGREPEFEASELLSYPVVVILLGRDLTWFKALWPKLNKNFEVYLVQNLSLENERLDKLSQEADLNQSINGQAMLILEAKSEPGLG
- the qrcC gene encoding menaquinone reductase iron-sulfur cluster-binding subunit QrcC translates to MQVKEFKVKWGMVVDLDKCTGCGACMVACQAENNIAPVTEGSNKLRTLTWMLVYELSNGKDFPEHDIAYLPRPCMQCGKPSCSTVCPVVATTKDEEGGIVSQIYPRCIGCRYCMAACPYHARYFNWFDPVWPEGMDKTLNISTSVRPRGVVEKCTFCHHRFAAAKEKARMEGRDPMHLEEEDYIPACVEVCPTGAIVFGDLNNPEHKVAKLAKSRYAFRLLERLGTDPQVYYMSKREWVRRQGDNYLENEKTKGE
- the cobK gene encoding precorrin-6A reductase is translated as MKILHLAGTAETREIARTLALAGYNVLVSTATDEPLDLGAKNITRRTGALSEEQLFRLLADKKFVAVVDSTHPYAQEISLQAFKICQRLNLPYFTYRRAVTRISYDKVVWANDHKEAAMLAASFDRPILLTIGSKNIAPYVEMARKKGLKIIARVLPRQESQEICLRAGLKQEDIITAKGPFSVEENLSLLRKYQIGCMVSKDSGQAGGVPAKIEAAKKAGAYVVMVRRPDKPEGIRFLNPDDLVEKLKNLIG